From the Lolium rigidum isolate FL_2022 chromosome 2, APGP_CSIRO_Lrig_0.1, whole genome shotgun sequence genome, one window contains:
- the LOC124692469 gene encoding protein ORANGE, chloroplastic-like, with protein MLCSGRMLACSGLSPGRLRPPRAYADRLRPPLPARRWRVAASAAAPGGSPDLPSSSSNPPSFGAGDDQAAAAAAAASSSGFCIIEGPETVQDFDKLDLQEILDNIRSRRNKIFLHMEEIRRLRIQQRIKNAELGIAVEEPDGELPDFPSFIPFLPPLSAANLKVYYATCFSLIAAIMVFGGFLAPILELRLGVGGTSYADFIRNVHLPMQLSQVDPIVASFSGGAVGVISALMVVEINNVKQQEHKRCKYCLGTGYLACARCSSTGAVVLTEPVSAFIDGDQPLSAPKTERCPNCSGAGKVMCPTCLCTGMAMASEHDPRIDPFD; from the exons ATGCTTTGCTCCGGCCGCATGCTAGCCTGCAGCGGCCTGAGCCCCGGGAGGCTCCGGCCGCCGCGCGCCTACGCTGACCGGCTGCGGCCCCCGCTCCCCGCCCGCAGGTGGCgggtcgccgcctccgccgcggcgCCCGGCGGTTCCCCcgacctgccgtcgtcgtcgtcgaatcCCCCCTCGTTTGGCGCCGGGGACGATCaggccgcggcggccgccgccgccgcttcctcctcagG GTTTTGCATCATTGAAGGTCCAGAGACAGTCCAAGATTTTGACAAACTGGACTTGCAGGAGATTCTGGATAATATCAGGAGCCGCCGGAACAAGATATTCTTGCATATGGAGGAG ATTCGCAGACTGAGGATACAACAAAGGATTAAAAATGCTGAACTTGGAATCGCAGTTGAAGAACCTGATGGTGAACTCCCAGATTTTCCATCGTTCATCCCGTTTTTGCCTCCCCTG AGTGCAGCTAATCTGAAGGTCTACTATGCTACATGTTTCTCTTTGATTGCTGCAATAATGGTCTTTGGTGGATTTCTTGCACCAATT ctagaACTTAGACTTGGTGTAGGAGGCACTTCTTATGCGGACTTCATCCGCAATGTTCATTTGCCTATGCAATTGAG TCAGGTAGATCCTATTGTGGCATCCTTCTCAGGTGGAGCAGTCGGAGTTATCTCTGCCCTGATGGTTGTTGAGATAAACAATGTCAAACAGCAGGAGCATAAACGGTGCAAATATTGTTTAGGAACTG GGTACCTGGCTTGTGCTCGCTGTTCAAGTACAGGAGCTGTTGTGCTTACCGAGCCTGTTTCGGCCTTCATTGATGGTGATCAACCTTTATCTGCACCAAAAACAGAGAGATGCCCAAATTGCTCTGGCGCAGGAAAG GTGATGTGCCCAACATGCCTCTGCACGGGGATGGCAATGGCGAGTGAGCATGATCCTCGAATTGATCCCTTTGATTAA
- the LOC124687509 gene encoding U6 snRNA phosphodiesterase 1 — MDALMANYASGSDDDDDEQAPVTGAAPDPEASAVLPPPPLDLLQPPNFIDYSALAQGNRVRSFPHVEGIYALHVYIPVVIPFDARKQLTLVMRRAASLVPDLYAVDADYALSELCKDEQKLEKVLLGREFHVSLGRTVGIQVDQIDSLVAMLRQKFQSQQRYWMDFNKWEHFVNDDSTRSFLSLEVTRTGLTEISRQIHMVDEVYRLHGLPEFYKNPRPHISLVWALGDVSSKLKHAAKEIEKFQSSISSSKNCNLRCNFSRVVCKVGKKVYDICKISD, encoded by the exons ATGGATGCGCTCATGGCGAACTACGCgtccggctccgacgacgacgacgacgagcaggCGCCCGTCACGGGCGCCGCCCCGGACCCGGAAGCTTCCGCGGTGCTCCCTCCCCCTCCGCTCGACCTCCTCCAGCCCCCAAACTTCATAG ATTACTCTGCATTGGCGCAGGGGAACCGCGTCCGGAGCTTCCCCCATGTGGAAGGCATCTATGCGCTGCATGTCTACATCCCTG TTGTCATTCCTTTCGATGCAAGGAAGCAGCTGACCCTTGTCATGAGAAGAGCTGCATCACTTGTGCCGGATCTCTATGCTGTAGATGCTGATTACGCACTTTCAGAATTGTGCAAAGACGAGCAAAAGCTTGAGAAAGTGCTTCTGGGCAGGGAGTTCCATGTAAGCTTAGGAAGAACTGTTGGGATTCAGGTGGATCAAATTGACTCCCTAGTCGCAATGCTTCGGCAGAAGTTTCAGTCACAACAACG GTATTGGATGGACTTCAACAAATGGGAGCATTTTGTCAATGACGATTCTACACGATCATTTCTTTCACTAGAGGTTACAAGAACTGGGTTAACAGAG ATAAGTAGGCAGATACATATGGTTGATGAAGTATATCGATTGCATGGTCTTCCTGAGTTCTACAAG AATCCTCGGCCACACATATCATTGGTGTGGGCATTGGGTGATGTTAGCTCcaaactgaagcatgcggcaaaaGAGATTGAAAAGTTCCAAAGTAGCATCAGCTCATCCAAAAACTGCAATCTGAGATGCAATTTTAGTCGTGTAGTGTGTAAAGTAGGCAAGAAGGTGTACGATATCTGCAAGATCTCAGACTGA
- the LOC124692471 gene encoding serine/threonine-protein kinase AFC1-like, producing the protein MEAQWLAEYPHQAADKRPRKRPRLAWDATPQLFPPPKAIPMLYCGQELINGNFTTAFLPPPPIYYAGPPRNLSPPWRPDDKDGHYVFALGENLTPRYRILSKMGEGTFGQVLECWDLENQEAVAIKIVRSLQKYREAAMIEIDVLQRLGKHDFTGSRCVQIRNWFDYRNHICIVFEKLGPSLYDFLRKNSYRSFPIDLVREFARQILESVTFMHDLRLIHTDLKPENILLVSPDTIRIHDYKIPIRPSKDGSVFKNLPKSSAIKLIDFGSTTFDHQDHNYVVSTRHYRAPEVILGLGWNYPCDLWSVGCILVELCSGEALFQTHENLEHLAMMERVLGPIPKHMMARADRRAEKYFRRGLRLDWPEGAASRESMKAVWKLPRLQNLVMQHVDHSAGDLIDLLQGLLRYDPDERLKARQALQHPFFTRSHRRCGY; encoded by the exons ATGGAGGCACAGTGGCTCGCCGAGTACCCGCACCAGGCCGCCGACAAGCGGCCGCGCAAGCGGCCCAGGCTCGCATGGGACGCCACGCCCCAGCTCTTCCCGCCCCCCAAG GCAATTCCGATGCTCTATTGCGGGCAGGAACTAATCAACGGTAATTTCACGACTGCGttcctgccgccgccaccaatttATTATGCTGGACCACCGCGGAATCTGTCGCCCCCTTGGAGGCCGGATGACAAGGATGGACACTATGTTTTCGCACTTGGCGAGAACCTTACACCAAGAT ATAGGATACTCAGCAAGATGGGCGAAG GGACGTTTGGGCAAGTTTTGGAATGCTGGGACTTGGAAAACCAAGAAGCAGTAGCTATCAAGATTGTGCGTTCCCTTCAGAAATACCGAGAGGCTGCTATGATCGAAATTGATGTGCTTCAGAGACTTGGGAAGCATGATTTTACTGGTAGTCG TTGTGTGCAAATACGGAATTGGTTTGACTATCGTAATCATATATGTATA GTATTTGAGAAGCTTGGGCCAAGCCTATATGACTTCCTCCGGAAGAATAGCTACCGTTCATTTCCTATTGATCTTGTTCGGGAGTTTGCCAGACAAATATTAGAGTCTGTTACAT TTATGCATGACCTGAGACTTATTCACACGGATCTGAAGCCAGAGAACATTCTCCTTGTTTCACCTGATACTATCAGGATTCATGATTATAAG ATTCCGATACGCCCATCCAAGGATGGTTCTGTTTTCAAGAATCTTCCAAAATCTAGTGCTATCAAGCTTATTGATTTTGGAAGCACAACATTTGATCATCAAGATCACAATTATGTCGTGTCAACAAGGCATTACCGTGCCCCAGAAGTTATCCTTG GTCTTGGGTGGAATTATCCATGCGATCTTTGGAGTGTTGGATGCATTTTAGTTGAGCTCTGCTCG GGGGAAGCTCTGTTTCAAACACATGAAAATTTGGAGCATCTAGCTATGATGGAGAGGGTTCTAGGCCCCATTCCAAAACACATGATGGCCAGAGCTGA TAGACGAGCTGAGAAGTACTTTAGGCGTGGATTAAGGCTTGACTGGCCAGAGGGGGCAGCCTCACGAGAAAGCATGAAGGCAGTATGGAAATTGCCTCGTCTCCAG AATCTGGTAATGCAACATGTAGACCATTCTGCTGGGGATCTAATAGATCTTCTTCAGGGGCTTCTTCGGTATGATCCTGATGAGCGCCTTAAGGCACGCCAGGCTCTTCAACACCCTTTCTTTACCAGAAGCCACAGAAGATGTGGTTACTGA